GCTGGATTTTGTAGAGGAAAAAAGGTTCTATACACTTTTTTTGTctcacgtcaatttttttcttcaagcatcagattttttaaaacaaatggaaagtaggtatttcattattatacaaaaaagtcgagaaaattaaaatttccttgaacaaaattgctgaaataacGGAAATTGGGTTCTCTAACGCCCTGAGAAAATCTAGTGTCTTCGAGTTTTTGTCCTATATGGGATCTTGGACCTGTGATTCGCGATCCatccaaaatttttggtggTTTGTGATccgagtcattttgaaaaagactttgaatttttgcaaagcaaatccaaattttttcattttgcatggGTTTAATAGtcgatttctcaattttaatcaaatttgagACTTGTGGGCAATGATATGATATCTTCATGTTACAATTTACATGAATATACTTAACTGTggatctgaagaaaaaaaaaatatctggaTCTGGGATTTCAGATTCCGGATTCGGATCAGTTTTTGCCGAATTTCtgttgttcaattttctttgcttttgccctttgattttttgacaaaatcgcTAAGAAGGATCCctcttttttccccaaatttcaaaaaagttcgaacaaattttgacccgaaaaaatgtttacttactTATCCGAATTGAAgcatgaaaacattttctgctGTAAGAAGTCTTGATTTTGCATTGTGTCTTGTTAGACGCCTTATTAtaaggtcaacattttttgaggcTCAATTTTTTCGggtcaaaatttgtcaatttttagaagacacgagggaaaaaaattaaaatcctgTAATGAATGTGAGAATacatagatgaaaaatttataaattggaggtgaaaaaaagaacagaaaatgaaactgacaaacaaaaaaaagcagGTAACAAAATAagcatgaaattgaaaaaagtgtgcttcttttatcaaaaaatgcaaaaaagcttcacttcttgaaaaacactgcgaaaaaatataatttttttcccattatttcaaaaatttttgttttttgaaaaaatttttgctttttaacgaaattgttaaaaattttcactttttttttgaaaaattattcaaaagcttcatttgtttgccaaaaattctccaagaaaccaaaagtcctgatttttactgaatctgccaaagttttacttttttgccaaaaattgtaaaataatctcaccttttttcaaaatagctgaaaattgtggaattgctaaaaagccctttgttttgttaaaattgccaaagtacCCTTCACCTCCCCAAAAAAACACGTGGGCTACACAATttgtgattggttgatttttttggattcacTTTTTCCTGCACATTTTAAATGCAAGTTTCCGATCCAGTTTAAATTCATATCTATGGCTGAAGTCTCGCTCAATTCTGCcataatttggtttttttgtcgtaaaatgcaaaaattcttactttgttTTCAGAAACTATTTAGCTTTTTCGTTGaaaagagttcaaaatttcataatagtccccccccccctccccaaaaaaattgcaatcaaAAACCCAGACTTTTTCGATTTGTAatgttcggtttttttttttggttcaaagtttgaatcagaaaaataaacttctctcTGCatgaagaaacatttttttttgcttctcaaaacatggatttttgaaagcttttgaaaatttataattcaagaagtgagaatccatggtttttggtaaaattctttgattttctcaaGTAATACAACTTCTTCCCATTTcccaaatttcccaaaaattcccaaatattggaaaagcgaaaaattttaatgtaaaattttgcctctcccccccccctccggcacccattttttataaaatttcgagtgtttgaaaaatgttctgctaaaaaaatcctgataaagtcctgcttttttattttgaaattttatcagacACCATTGTCTTATAACGCATAAAAGgcgttcatttgtattgtttttttgtttttttttcaattgtagttttgattgaaataaaaaaaaacattctatgcaaattttcttccaatttcaattttttatgtgagagggggggggtcaagtggaaagctttctgaaaatttggttgaaaaaaagtagtgattttttcaacaaaaaaaaaaaatccgttagataccatgtttctgaaaattaatgCTAATTTTTCCTCGcatgaaaaactatttttatagcattttaaACAACATTAATATTTTATGAGATTTTAATATTCATCTATTCTAGAATCTCGTGCTTCATCCatgatttttcatctcaatttaaTGGTTTTTCTTCTACTTCGAGAAATTTCTACTTATTTTATGTGCATTGATagcattttatttcattttcgtgATTCTTCATAGGCACATTCCTGTTGTTTCTAATTTTTAGCTCTGTTTCAGccttttaaattgaattttcaatttttttcaatacttactcAGAGTTACGTAGGTTTCTTGGTCTCACCTTTTACCACACTTTTTCGAAAGTTCCTGTGGGCGCTACTAATTTAAAACATCGTATCTCGATCAAATTCACCGACGTTTAAAATTATGGCTCCGCAACTCGATACCCACATACACACAATGTACAAGCTTTAATATTGATTACGAATCCTATACATATAAACCCTTGAATATCGATCAAATTATCGTCGCAGCTTTCGCCCTATAAGAATTACCATACGAGCGAGCCCACGAGCAGCTAAATAAATCTTTTGTAAATTATCGGTTTTGATTGCACACAAGGTGACTGCGTCGATCGCTTTCGCGAATACCAATATTTCCTCCAGTGTGGACAGAATTGGTAATAAATTCCGAGCTCGAGCACCGCAATCCATTTGCCAAATTAtgcagttcgttcgcgaacgattcgtcatctgaaaagaaaaaacactgGGCAAGTGATCAAATATTACTTCATCGTGCTGCCAAATTTACCTTGTCGAGTTACAGACCGGAAAGAATTTAAGCGCCAGCGTTACCTCAAAAATATCCACTATTCGACCATCTACCTGCCTCCCTACAGTCCTACACGTATCATTAAAATAAACACAATTCTAGCACAACAAAcgagagttgaaattcgaaatcgtATAAATTCACCCAAAAGCTAACTTCACCTGTATGTAACCTGCATCATAATGTAAGGTAACATTTGGTAAGCGGATGATACCGAAGGCAGCCAAACTGTCTAGACTGACAGAAGCTCATTGTGAAGAGATATTTTACGCCCTtattaaactgatttttttctttcctttttgaAATCATCTCTCTTTATCATTTCATTTCCTTTTCAATCCAAACCACGTTGTTGTATAAAAACTGATATGCATAATTCTTTTTTACTACTATCTCTCGTCGTATCGAATGATTTAAAGCGTGGAAGTgcataatatgaaaaaaagagagcaaaaaaaaacctaacgtAGCCGTTGCAGAAGAACCAACTCTTTAAAAATCTCGACGTGCGTAGGTCGTAGTCGTAACAcgatgaatgaaaaatacttgaattaCTCCGTATACTACTACAGTACGATACATTGAGGTAGtgcatggtgaaaaaaatttatgaaaggaGATATCTAGCGCAGAGAATAAGAGCGAGAAAGATGCAAGTACAGACAGAGACTCGGTAATGAGTGCGATAAGTGCACCGTCGACCGCTCTTGCTCTCTGACGTCTTGTAATCCAGATATACCTACACCTCtccatctctctctctctctcgagtCGAACTAGATACTCGTCGTACACAGAAACGTAAATGGCAAAAACCATCACTCGGAGTGCAACGTCGTCTCCATCCTCCGCCTCTTCTTTTTCCTCTTTATTCATTGTGATTAGTTGTACTCGCTCATACTACTACGCGAATCGTACGTATCCGTccatattttaatgaatttttttcctcttttgcATTTTGTTTCCATACGAAAGTTGCGGATTTCTTTGTTTAGTCGTATCATTGTATCCACGTGAGCgtaaaaagtaattttccacAGCTCGCAACAGTGTCCATTAGGACTCTTGATGGTCTACAAATTGCTcgtatatgaaataagtatatgGTGGTCTGAAGAAAATGCTTTTGGtagtggttcctaaaatatttgaaattttgaatgttctGAAAACCATTTCCCAAAATGTAGATCGAGTTTCTCGCGAACTCAAAATGACCCTTCAGGACACTGTGGTAAcgattgattcaatttttaatgctcCAACTCCCTCCCCCCTTCTTTCAAGACTCAACGATCgaataaaccaaaaattgaaaatatcgacAACCGATTAAATTTCCACGAACTTACGACCTACTACTACGAATTTCACGCTTTAcataaaacaaaacacaaagAAAGGTAAGGGGGGGGAACCCTccagtttgtttgtttttccaaTCCAACGACGTGTTCAGCACTAGTATTATCAAATGggtaattaggtatgtaaaATCGCGCCCAGGCAGAGAGAGAGACTATGTTTAGGCGGAAGGCTGACCGGCGAATTCGAGCAAGCCGACGAATAATTTCGTTCCCACGATAATgagctattttttttatccGTCCGATAATATAATTGAACGTTTGCTGGAATGATTATTAATCGAATACGCTATATTTAGATTACCTATACAACTACGCACGATTCGGGCGTATTTTGACGGCAACAGCCGGTCGaacgtttacttttttttttgttatttttatcgaaatcgaATCGGATTGGAGGAAAAAAACGCGCGCTTTACGGATTTTTTTCGATaaggtgtacctacctactgactAACGATGTttaataatgttgtttttttttctcgtttgtttGTTTAGGCTGCGATTTTACAACAAACTGCCGATTACATTTATCAGTTAGAACAAGAGAGAACGTCATTATTACAGCAGAATTGCCATCTGAAACGTATTATTAGCCAGCACGAGGGCGAACTCGCGTCCAGTAATTCACCACCGTCGCCGGGCGGCGTCCCGTCGAAGAAACGTAAAACCACCGATTCTTCGGGTAAGAAAAGCTTCGTATGTACATTGCTCTCGAGAGTGTGATTTTAGTGTTGGAATTATTGCGCTCTATGCGgattgttaaaattaaaaaaccgcGATGGGGCTAATCATCGTTTGCGTATGAGTTATTGCTCGTATTTTTGGCTCGGAAGGTCGagtattcgttgaaaattgtgaatttcttATTCGGTTTTTGGCGTTTGAATGCGTTATTACGGTTGTATTGAGGTATTACAGCGAAATACCGGttgaattaccgtaattacccaGGAATAATGTccaaattacggtaattaccaaGAATATCACtcaaattaccgtaattaccaaaaacatcgttgaaattatggtaaatttcaagaatactgtacaaattacggtaattacccaGAAATAGCGTTCGAATTACGGTAATTGGTGAGATTATTCTCCTCgcaattaccgtaattaccaagAAATAGCATTCAGATTACGGTAATTATCAATTATACCGTCTCAATTACGATAATAATTGAGAACACTGCcgaaattaccgtaattaccaatAAATGCCATTTAAATTGCGGTAATTACTAATAAATGCCATTTGAATTGCCAATTACGGTGATTGCCAAGAAATAACATTCAGATTACGGAACCTAATTTTCACACACTTCCACCTTCCCACTACAGTGATAACCACTTAGTTGACGattaattactggtaattcctagaaaatgattaattgattaccaattttcaaatgattacCGTCATATTGCTGTTCAGTATTGCTCATTTTCGTTCGTTACCATTTTAACAACTTGAATATAAATAACCTTAGTAccgtaattactggtaaattactttGAATTGTCACAAATTTGcagtaattacggtaatttggATGATATTTGTTGATATTAGCCCTAATTTGGACGGTATTCttggtaattaccgtaatttgaGTGACAGTTGGctgtaattaccgtaatttagataaaattcttggtaattaccgtaatttagattaaaattctcggtaattaccgtaatttgaGCGGTATTTTTGGGTACTAAttgttagtcggggagcccgcgtaaggatctattgcaccccctccccccgatcGAACCTcgggggcaacttttttcttaagaGGGGGAGTCCTGAAGAAcgtttctagcccttgtactctaaaaagaaaaatggcggccattttgattttcagatcagccgaaatcgcagattttgcgtttcaacataggacttgcacgaaatttttgaaaacgtacgaaggtagatcgaaagatcaggcaaaaacttatcacctgtcaaaatttcaagtgctaaagtggctttttcgatttttggtgactttttgaaaatcaaattcaggccaaaaatgagtgaaaaaatcaaaattttaccaaattgaccaagaaagctgaaatttggaatataccctgttttcgatatgccaaatcgattggaaactgtttcaaaccgttttgagcagttctggagcctccagcagatttttgaaactagaaattcccacagaatttcatcaaaatggagatggaaagccaaaatttactttgcactccaattttaacaccctctgaagacgacttcaggtggtttcaagtcgttttggagccttcagcgactttttgaaaataactggaacctccagtagatttttgaaactcgaaattcccacaaaatttcatcaaatatggagttggaaagccgaaatttattctgcaaactgatttcaatacgctacgaagttgactgctggtggatttgaagtcgttttggagccaccagcgactttttgaaaggttgtatggcgttttttggaaaattgaaatttccaaaaagtagctggaagcttcaaaattatttgaaattttccaaatcaccatgcagtcgacttcatatcatagtgaaattagtttgcgacgtgaatttcagcttgctaactccatttgctaaaatgttgtgggaatttcaagtttcaaaaatctggcggaGACTTCAGTacttctcaaaaagtcgctggaggctccaaaatgacttgaaaccacctgaagtcgtcttcataagagtgttaaaattagagtgcagagtaaatttcggctttccatctccgtttgatgaaatgttgggaaatttcaagttacaaaaatctcaggaggctccagtaattttccaaaagttgctggaagctccaaaacgacttgaaatccacctgcagtcgacttcgtggcgtattgaaattagttcgcagaatgaatttcggctttccaactccaaaagtctgctggaggctccagaactgctcaaaacgatttaaaatagtttccaatcgatttggcatatcgaaaatagggtatatttcaaatttcagctttcttggtcaatttggtaaaattttgattttttccttcatttttggcctaaatttgattttcaaaagtttaccgaaaatcgaaaaaggcactttagcacttgaaattttgacaggtgatgaatttttgccttaTCTTTTAGGTactgaaagtagtgaaaaattagcgatttcaaaaaaaatgggtagtgaaagtgGTAAAGTTGGTCTACATGGTACccaatgaaaaaatgatgaaattgacagtttttttccacttgataattttgattgtttgaaaatactgtacaaattttcttttatgtaatttcagttttttttttgaaaattttcctgtgaaaaatttgactttgttaaatAGATATTTTTTGTGTGTTGGGCGGGAGGGGGGATGGaatggagagctttctgaaaattaagtTGAGCGGTAAATTGTGGTAATTCTGGTAATTTATTACACTTCTTGATTACCTGGCTGCGATTTAGTACTGAAAATTCTCGATGATTAGTCGCAGGGTATGAGCTTTCGTTGCACTCACAATAATATTCCAGAGCATTTCATTTCTGTTTTTCACTATTTTAATTTACTAATAACAGTCATTTCTCTACAATTTGCAGACGAAGAAATCGTAGTACCATTAATAGACGACCGCGAAGGTTTAAGAATGCAACTAGACAGAGAACGAGCACTGCGTATCCATTTAGAAGAAAAAGTAGCGAGACTAGAATCCTTATATCCAGTCGCCACTACAATTACGACGAccgaaaaattacacgaaaatcTATCAGCAGCTGAACACATAACGATACAATTCAAAGAAGAGGTAAGGACGATCAACTCAATTTTGcacccaaaaaaaagtgaaaaaattgtgagaattttttttcttatatcggaattgcgaaatttttttctgtttcacaGCCGAAAGAAGAAACGATTATCCTGAGTTCGTCGAAAGGCGGCTCCGGCATCGTGCAATCTTTGGAAAACGGCCGACGAATGGCAGCGGAAATCCAACAACTGCAGCAGTCATCGACGAACATGGTGAACGTGGTAACCGAAACGAAACCGCAACGTGTAGCGGCTACGTCGGCCACCACGTCCGTAATCTTGCAACCTGTTACTCACGAAGAATCTCTGCTTCCGTCTGCTATAATAAACGGTCACCAATACGCGGTTTCGCCGACCACCGCCGTCGTACCAGTCGTCGCCGGCAAACAATTGAAACCTAAAGTGGAAGTAGAGAGGTTACCATCGCCGACCTCGGTCTCCTTAACTACTACCATAGCGGCTACTCGCCTCACCAACACCAGTACCACCAATTCCTCGACGCGGCTCTTGTCGACCAATACGTCACCGTCGCATCAGGCTGAACAAATGTCGCCGGTTTCGGCATCCGCCGAGTAAGTCGACCGATATATTTACCTACTACTCGATGGAgggatttgattttcaagtagGTGTTGTTGGGATAGGGCAGGAATTCGTTATCGAACTCGGTGTCATTGAGGAAGGTTGGCGCTGGAGAAAAATTAACGACGTACCTAACTTTTCGCagagtttttatcaaaaataatgaataatatggaatgattttgaaaaagtaccaacttttgttccaattttAATTGAACTTCGATATGGTTTTGAAATAcagaatcattttgaaaaattttggaaattccccCTCAGCCCTCGCACTTTTTAACtgaacttcaattttgaaaaggtcGAACCATGGAAAGGGTATAGCAGGTTGAAGGGTTGAATTGGCCCTTGGTGACTTTTTAAAGGGACCTGCCCAAAAGATGGACTAGGATGAGAAACAATTTTGGACCCACAGAGCCATTATTTTGGGAGTAGAGggccaaaaatgtaatttttttatcacttttcgcCAACTTgaggcattttgaaattttcaagcggccatttcgtaataaaaaataatttactttcCTCCTGAGGGGAGGGATGATTTTCCCCTGGATCTCCAACCTCCAAAATCGTCCAAACCATGACTTCGAAGGATTCTTTTTTCatccgaatttcaactttcaaggtaGCATTGGTCAGTGCATTTGTACGTATAAATGAAAAGAGTCAATTTCTAATTAAATAAAATAGCAAAAGGGGAAGAGGACCCAAAAAATCTCTGTAAACCTGAAGAATCCATTTTTCGTATTAGGTACTTTGAGATTTCAGAGGTGATTTcgttgggggagggggaaagagAGGACTTGAATGAACAAATTGAACTCCAATATATCTGATAGATCTTTCTACTCTAAAATGGGGTTAAAAACTAGAAATTGCTGAGAAAAGTCCTGCATTTGGGTCAATACCTCTCATCTGCaagtttgattaaaaattcgatggacccccccccctccaccaccCAAAATGTGATTGTATGCAAAGGAAGCTGTGAAAACGAGTTGCGATTTAATAGAGAACAGGGAGGgggttggtaaattttgaaatatactCTGAAATTATGAAAGCTTACTTACAATTTCACAGTTTCAAAGGCGATCAAAATTGATACaacttttttaataatctttctttctcttcttacaaaattttgattgagtatttaaaatttttagaaatttttttttcaaagtgcttGAGTTccatttgggaaatttttatttatttctcctttcagaattctgattttttcacttttttttttaactattCAATTGTAAGAAAACAATCGGAGATGAATTTTGTTCCCCTTCCatcccatttttcaaatcaaatttgtgaatttttcattcattctcgactttttttagctttttttcttgggtgataactgataagataACGAATTGGGGGAAAATCCGGACGATTAAGAATCTtgacttttatttttgaatttttttctaaaggtATTCtgcagttatgaaaaaaaacaataattttttaaaaccctcTCCCTTCTTTCTTCTctgaaaattgatcatttgtagaaaaaaaatgtgctgaaagttcagtttttgtGCTGTTCTTTCACTGTGTTCTGCTTGTGATGATgaattgagggaaaaaatgttaaagttttaccattttgattttttgatttttttaaatgttttctgcagttatgaatgaaaaaaaggctGAATatttttcgaccccccccccccctctggcctcttctccaaaaaatgaacgtttgaaaatgatatgctgaagttttgcttttctcctgtttgtttgtttgtttttttttcatgctgtTCTGCTTATTAGACATCTTTGAGATGTTCTGTTTTTGAAATGGGAACttccaataaaaaattggattcgCCTTCAGAGGGATCAAAACAGGGGAATATTCACTTATGCATAAATTCTggtctaattttaatttttctttgatcaTGAAACTTGAATTGCCTTGACTATCGAGAAATAATTTCGAATCGTAGGAAGGTTGTGtttcgttaaaaaatttaaattctgaaaatttgcctGATTTTACAACTTTGATTGTGTTTGAGAGATGAAAGCCTGGAATGGACTTGGAGATGGGGTTAAATgccagcaaaaaaattaaaaatgactattttggcaattttcgtcCCAAgacttgaaaatgatgaaacttCGCTTCCTCcaataaaattttggggctGTGGATtaattgaggaattttttagatgaattttcaatgttttcaaaaattttgggatCATGAAGGCTTCGCCCACTCCAGAAATGGGTCTATGTGGAGTCGAAATTATTTTCGGAGGTTTCGAGTTTATTTTCTGGCAAGTCGATGGgacgacaaaaaaatgtaaaaatttacaaacatttcaaaaatagtgattttcaaTTGCTTTTTCGAGGATATTCCATCCTGGTgctaattttcagaattttcgaggCTTGTAACCCCCTACCCCGGTCCCTTCCTCCAGTCCACCTGAGGATCCTTATCTTTCGAGCCCAAACTCATTCGagtattttctgtttttcagtggaaaaaattcacgaatcaggcaaataatttgaattttttttggaaagcatctcctcctccccctctcTACTAATGAGTCTCCAGATGTACCTACACTTTACTCAAGTGTTCAAATTTCATGATCAAAATACTCAACAAGATCAGAATTTATGCATGTAGATGAAGTCTTCCTATTTTTGTCACCATTTTGAGGATCATAGTTCCTCGCTTACgtttccgggggggggggggtgtcctAAATTTATCTTAATTTCAGTTTGCAATGAACCTACTGACGATGACGTTGGTATTTATTTAGTCTCTGCTGTAGCCTCTGaattatcatttattttcaagCCCTCTCATACAGACGATCGACTAACCCTTGGTAATTTTCTGTCCGCAGCGTATTCACCATACAAAGCCACTCGCGTCAAAATCTCGAAGCTATCGTCGAAGCGATCCGACACCTGGAAGGCGACAGCGCGTTCGATTCGGCATCGACGCCTTCGTCGTCGTGCAGCTCGAGCAGTAGCAACATCAGCATGAGCAGCGATAGCAGTTGTTGTAATAACAGTACGTCTATCCCATCAACCACTACAGCCACCGGTACGACCGGACGATCGCCTATTGCAGCGTCAGCAGCGTCGAATCAAGAAGCTCCTCTAGCGCTGACGAAGCGAACAGCGCCGCAGACCGTATTACAGGTAGATATGAATCATATGAATTCGTTCGTTAGATTCCATCCTCGTCACCATACGTCTGCGTCCGGTAACGGTACCGTAACGACGAACGAGCAACAGCAAAGGCCTGGCGTAATCGTTGTCAAGCAACAGACTTGAATATGACGAGAATCGTATCGGTGTATCGGTGTCTCGGTGTCGGGCCCATCCTGACATTGTGGAAAACTTCgggctgttttttttctttcttttctttctttttttttctctctctctctctttctctctatcTCTTTATTATTAtctttgattatatttttttcttttgtttaactttttttctttgtttttataTTGTGCAGACTTTTTACGCCCtattttactattatttttttaaaaatatttttgaatttgagaaaaaaaaagacctttgctcataatttattttttattttacgtttttttttcatcgtcgttGTACGagttaatattttaatattttaaattttgttctacggtttttttctccccctctttttttctttttttttcgcatttttacgTAGGTGTGTTGTTATGATTAATATATTATTCCtctctttttttaatattatgaaaataatttcctcGATATGTACGATTAGAAGTCGTTTGAATATTATTAATGAATTAATGATACACACGATAGATTATTTTACTACGTTATTATATTTTACGTATAATATTACGAAATATTACTATTATTACTACTGCTACTACGTCATACTTTTGGACTACGctgtataatattattattgttgtcgttgttgttgttgtagtcGGATAAAAGCGAGAGAATAGGGTGGTTAGTGGCTCAGCATACTCAAATTTGTATTACGGATATTGTGTATCGGTGTTGTACTTATTTGCTCGAGGGTTCTCGCCATCATTGGCGTCGCCAGCTGGCCGAGTGCTGAGGtccattatttgaaaaatttaatttaaaaaaaaagatgaaaaaaaaaattattttaaaattgaatttcaaaaatcaattgggtgtttttttgcgaaaaaagttATTTCGATagtttttttccattcaattgCACGAGTGGAGgggagagaaaaaaagtgatagaagaaaaaaaagaaagaaaataaaaagagagtgttacgttttgaaaatttggtactCTCTGGTGACGTTAGTGCCTCTCTCTTACTGCGATTACAGTATGAGAATACGTTGATTAAAATCCGAAAATAATTTCGGATATCTCCGGTGAAACGTGAGAAAGGTCAACGAACCCTCGAGTATCAAAGTACTGAGTTACCATTTTATCTAActttaggggaaaaaatgatgaaaaaaaattgaaaaaaaaaattatggagatTAGATTACGCAGCATGCAAATGTAGAGTTTGTACGTGTTGGATTATGCGAGTAGAATAAAAATgggtgtttattttgaaattttttaaaatgggagaaaaattgTCTTGCAATTTGCCAAGGCAACGCAACGTGGTTTTAGTATAATAATAACTAGGTAGGTTTATGTGTAGTTTCGCGAAGATAGtaagtggggggaggggttacACGAGCGTGAACCGGGGGCTAAGTA
The sequence above is a segment of the Planococcus citri chromosome 3, ihPlaCitr1.1, whole genome shotgun sequence genome. Coding sequences within it:
- the crp gene encoding helix-loop-helix protein 11 isoform X1 produces the protein MTTLDRGEEKLKFDDLPQHYDQNDISGYCSLNSEKAESPVTPNISRTTSTSVASVVSNAGNTPPSLDEKRMRREIANSNERRRMQSINAGFQSLRTLLPHHEGEKLSKAAILQQTADYIYQLEQERTSLLQQNCHLKRIISQHEGELASSNSPPSPGGVPSKKRKTTDSSDEEIVVPLIDDREGLRMQLDRERALRIHLEEKVARLESLYPVATTITTTEKLHENLSAAEHITIQFKEEPKEETIILSSSKGGSGIVQSLENGRRMAAEIQQLQQSSTNMVNVVTETKPQRVAATSATTSVILQPVTHEESLLPSAIINGHQYAVSPTTAVVPVVAGKQLKPKVEVERLPSPTSVSLTTTIAATRLTNTSTTNSSTRLLSTNTSPSHQAEQMSPVSASADVFTIQSHSRQNLEAIVEAIRHLEGDSAFDSASTPSSSCSSSSSNISMSSDSSCCNNSTSIPSTTTATGTTGRSPIAASAASNQEAPLALTKRTAPQTVLQVDMNHMNSFVRFHPRHHTSASGNGTVTTNEQQQRPGVIVVKQQT
- the crp gene encoding helix-loop-helix protein 11 isoform X2, with translation MVNPINTGNTTRSCTTSSKHDVHVRLNSEKAESPVTPNISRTTSTSVASVVSNAGNTPPSLDEKRMRREIANSNERRRMQSINAGFQSLRTLLPHHEGEKLSKAAILQQTADYIYQLEQERTSLLQQNCHLKRIISQHEGELASSNSPPSPGGVPSKKRKTTDSSDEEIVVPLIDDREGLRMQLDRERALRIHLEEKVARLESLYPVATTITTTEKLHENLSAAEHITIQFKEEPKEETIILSSSKGGSGIVQSLENGRRMAAEIQQLQQSSTNMVNVVTETKPQRVAATSATTSVILQPVTHEESLLPSAIINGHQYAVSPTTAVVPVVAGKQLKPKVEVERLPSPTSVSLTTTIAATRLTNTSTTNSSTRLLSTNTSPSHQAEQMSPVSASADVFTIQSHSRQNLEAIVEAIRHLEGDSAFDSASTPSSSCSSSSSNISMSSDSSCCNNSTSIPSTTTATGTTGRSPIAASAASNQEAPLALTKRTAPQTVLQVDMNHMNSFVRFHPRHHTSASGNGTVTTNEQQQRPGVIVVKQQT
- the crp gene encoding helix-loop-helix protein 11 isoform X3, coding for MMSILNSEKAESPVTPNISRTTSTSVASVVSNAGNTPPSLDEKRMRREIANSNERRRMQSINAGFQSLRTLLPHHEGEKLSKAAILQQTADYIYQLEQERTSLLQQNCHLKRIISQHEGELASSNSPPSPGGVPSKKRKTTDSSDEEIVVPLIDDREGLRMQLDRERALRIHLEEKVARLESLYPVATTITTTEKLHENLSAAEHITIQFKEEPKEETIILSSSKGGSGIVQSLENGRRMAAEIQQLQQSSTNMVNVVTETKPQRVAATSATTSVILQPVTHEESLLPSAIINGHQYAVSPTTAVVPVVAGKQLKPKVEVERLPSPTSVSLTTTIAATRLTNTSTTNSSTRLLSTNTSPSHQAEQMSPVSASADVFTIQSHSRQNLEAIVEAIRHLEGDSAFDSASTPSSSCSSSSSNISMSSDSSCCNNSTSIPSTTTATGTTGRSPIAASAASNQEAPLALTKRTAPQTVLQVDMNHMNSFVRFHPRHHTSASGNGTVTTNEQQQRPGVIVVKQQT